The genomic segment CGGCGACCTGCGCCGCCGCCTGCAGAAGGACGGCCCGTCGATTCTCGACAAGACGCTCGGCCAGATCGGCTTCACGAAGAGCCCGGTCACGATCGGCAAGGAAAGCCTGTTGAACGAGGCGGTGAAGCTCTTCAAGGAGTTCCAGGTCGACAGCATCGTCGTCGTCGACGACGAGCGGCCCGCCGGCATCCTCGACATTCAGGATCTCGTGCGCCTCGGCCTGCTCGGTCCGCAGCGCTAACCCAAAAAGGTGTCAGACACCTTTTCCGGCCCGAGCCCTTCGTCGAGGAAAAGGTGTCCGACACCTTTTTTTCGTGATGCCATCGGTAAGTGACGTGCAGACGGCGTTCGCGGCGCTCGGCGGCGTGTTTCTGACGCCGGCCGCGGCGCTCGCGGAGCGGGCCGCGGCCGCGCGCGGAATCGTCTTCGACTGGGACGGCGTCTTCAACACGGGCGCGAAGGGCGACGGCGGCGCGAGCGGCTTCAGCGAAGCGGACTCGATGGGCGTCAATTTGCTGCGGTTCGCGATGTGGCGGGCGCATGCCGGGCTGCCGATCGCCGCGATCATCACCGGCGAGGAGAACCGGGGCGCTGCCGCGTTCGCGGCGCGCGAGCACTTTCACGTGCTCTACACCGGCGTCAAGAACAAGCCCGACGCGCTCGACGCGCTCTGCGCCGAGCACGGCCTGCCGCCGGAACGTCTGATCGCGGTATTCGACGACGTGAACGATCTCGCGATGGCCGCCCGCTGCGGCGTCAGGATCCTCGTGAGGCGAGACTCGAGCCCGCTGCTGCACGAGCACGTCGCGCGGCGCGGCCTCGCGGACTACGTGACCGCGGCGCCCCCCGAGCGCCACGCGGTGCGTGAGGCCGCCGAGCTTCTGCTCGGGCTCACCGGCGAGTTCGAGCGGGCCGTGGACTCGCGTGTCGCATGGGACGAGGATTACCGGCGCTACTTCGCGGCTCGCCAGGCCGTGGAGACGCGCTTCGAGTCCATGCCGCTCCAAGGGAGAGCCCGCGAGTGACCGTCTGGTCGGTCGCCGCCTATCTCCTGCTCCCCTACGCGCTGTGGAATCTGATCTGGCGCGGACTGCGCTACCGCCCCTATTGGAACCGCTGGCCCGAGCGCTTCGGCTTCGTCGAGCCGGTGCCGGGACGGCGGGTAATCTGGGTGCACGCCGTGTCGGTCGGCGAGGTGCGCTCGTCCGCGGCCCTGATCGTCGCGCTCGACGAGCGCTATCCCGAGCACCGCATCCACGTGACGACGATGACGCCCACGGGGTCCGAGCAGGTGCGGGAGCTCTTCGGCGAGCGCGTGAGCCACTCGTACGTCCCGTACGACCTGCCGGACGCCGTGCATCGTTTCCTCGACCGCATCCGGCCCGATCTCGCCGTCATCGCGGAGACCGAGTTCTGGCCGAACATTTTCGCCGCGTGCCGGCAGCGGGGCATTCCGCTCTTCCTCGTGAACGTGCGCGTGTCACAGGCATCGCTACGGGGCTATCTCCGCGCGCCGCGGACGACGCGCAGGATGCTCGAGAACGCGGACCTGATCTGCCCGCAGACCGAGGTCGACGCCGAGCGGCTGCGCCTGCTCGGCGCGCCCGCCGAGCGAATCCACGTGACCGGAAACCTCAAGTTCGACGTCGAGCTGCCGCAGAGCCTTCTGCAAGAAGGCGCGGCCGTGCGGCAGCAGTGGGGCCGAGATCGGCCGGTATGGATCGCGGCGAGCACGCACGCGGGCGAGGAGGCGCAGGTCCTCGACGCCTTCGCGAAGCTGCGGCAGACGCACCCCGACTTGCTGCTCGCCCTCGTGCCGCGCCATCCGGAGCGCTTCGACGGCGTGGAGCGCCTCTGCGAGCGCCGCGGGTACGAGATCGCGCTCCGCAGCCTCGCGCACCGGGAGCTCGGGGCGGAGGTGGACATCGTCGTCGGCGACACGATGGGAGAGCTTCAGCGGCTCTATGCCGCTTCCGACGTCGCGTTCGTCGGCGGCAGCCTCGTACGCCACGGCGGCCAGAACATTCTCGAGGCCTGCGCCGTGCGCGTGCCCGTGATCTTCGGACCGCACATGTTTCATTTCGAGGAGATCAGCCGGCTCGCGCTCGAACGCGGCGCCGCGCGGCAGGTCGCCGACGCGGACGAGCTTGCCGACGCCGTCGCGCTCTTCCTCGACCGGCCCGATCTGCGGCGCGCCGCCGGCGACGCCGCGCACAGCCTGATGGAGGACAATCACGGTGCGCTGCAGCGCACGCTGCGGCTGATGGACGAGACCCTCGGGCGTGTCGGCTTCGGCGTCGACCCGGCTTTCCGGCAACCCGCCGAAAAGGCGCCTTGATGTCGATGGACGGTCGCGTCGACCTTGCGCGCGCGAGCGCACGCGCCGTCAAAACGCTCGCGCTCGCGCTCGTCGCGTCGGCGGGCGCCGCGGCGCTCGCGGGCCCTGCTCTCGCGTTCGGGCCGGAAGGGCACAGGGTCGCGGGGCGGCTTGCCGAGCCGCTGCTCTGCCCGGCGGCCGCGGCAGCCGTCGAGAGCCTCGCGGGCGGCGAGGATCTCGGCGAGATCGGGGTCTGGGCCGACCGCATCCGCGACGACGAGGCCTGGCGGCACACCGGTCCCTGGCACTACATGAACATCGCGGACGGCGCTTCGATCGCGTCGTTCGTGCACCCGCCGGAAGGCGACGTGCTCTGGGCCATCGAGCGTCACGCCGCGCGGCTCGCGGCGCCAGGCTCGCGCGCCGACAAGCGCGAAGCGCTGAGATTTCTCGTGCACTTCGTCGTCGACGTGCACCAGCCGCTTCACGTCGGCCGGGAGTCGGACCGCGGCGGCAACACGATCGACGTGCGCGTCGGCGGCGAGACGATCACGCTGCATCGATTCTGGGATACGGACGTCCTGCGGCTCGCCGGGTTGCCGGAGCCGATCTATGCCCGCGGCCTCGAGCCGCTCGTGCGCCTGTTCGTGGTTGCCGCCGGCGACGATCCGTACCCGACTTGGGCGGCCGAAAGCCTCGCGCTGCGTCCGCAGGTGTATGCGTTCACGGCAGCGCGGAGCGGGGCGGTGCGTCTCGACGACGCGTACCTCGACCGCGCGGACGCGATCACGCGCGTGCGGCTCGCACAAGCTGCCGCGCGGCTCGCCGCGACGCTGAATCGGATTCTCGCGCCGGGCGAGGCGTGCTGAAGGAGCCGAGCCGCTCGCGGAGACGCTTCTCGAGGGCGGCGCTTTCCGCGAGCGGCGTTTAGATCGGCCGTACGATCCGACGCCGCCGCGCCGTCAACCCTGCTGGAATTCCGGCGTCATCTCCTTGCAGGGCTGCTCCTGGAAAGGCACGTCCGAGAGATACATGACGTCGTAGCTCTCGTAGGGCGCCGCCAAATAGACCGGATCGGTGACCGTGTACTCACGCTTCAGCGCCATCGTTTCGGTGTCGAGCGTGAAGCGCTCCACGATGTGCATCTGCTCGCTGCTGCGAGTGGGCGGGGACAGGACGCCTTCGGCAAAGCCGATGGTATCGACCACCAGCGTGTCGCCCTCCCAGTTGCCGATCGAATGCCCGGCGTAGCTCGGCTCGAGGTTCTCCGGATGCTCGGTCATACCGATGTGGATTCGGCGATGGAAGTTGTACAGGCCATAGGTGATGTCGATGACCTTTTCGCCTTCCGGCGTGATTCTTTGCACGAAACGGTTGATCGGCCAGTCCGCCGTCCAGTCTCGGATGATGCTGGTGGGTTTGCAGGCGAACCACGGATTGTCCTCCGGAGACCGGCGGTCGAAAGCCTCGGCCGCCTGCCGGCCTCGTTCCGTATAGACGACTTCCGGCCTCGGCGGCATCGTGGCGCGCACGTCCTCCAGGGTGATCTTGCCGGCGGCGAAATCCGGCGACAGGTGCTTGGGAATCATGGAGCCGCGACCGCCGCTCGGGGGCACGGTCAGCACGAGCTGCTCCACGGCCCAGTCACCGCTGAGGTTGAGCGTGCCGTCGGCCAGGCGCAGTGGACGATTGTGCGTATCGACGGGCTGACTCGTCGTTAGCTGATCGTTTCGGTTCATTTCGACCGAATCGCCGATCTTGAAGTTTTCGATGTAGCACGCTTCGGGATCATCGCGGTGCGGGTGACCTTCGATCTCCACGTGCGCGCCGACCTTGAACATGTCGATGGACCAACCGGAGCGCCTGATCAGGGTCGCGGCGCGCATTTCGCAGCGCATGTGCACCGTCTTGCCGTTCTCGTCGACCGTGTCGAGCTCCATGTAGGAGTGCGGGTTCACCAGGTTCATCTTGGTGAGGGTTCCGGACCATTCCTCGTTGACTTCCATCTCGAAACGGCCGAAACCATGGTGCGCGAACGCCGGCGCAGCCAAGCTGGCAACGGTGGCAGCGGCAACTGCCGACCTCAGAATCTTGTGTGACATGTCCATGGTTATCCCTTCATCCTTGCCGCTGTAGTCGAATAGAACGCCCGATCGAGCTCGGCACCGTGCTTGTCCCGGTGTCGGACAAAGGCGCTCGCCACGAATGGGAAGGCTAGTTTATCTGGATTTTGTCGCGACCGGGCCTATGCGATCAAGAAGAGAGCAAGCACCGCGAGAGCTCACTCGCGCGGCTCGATTCTGAGCACGGCGCCCTCCCGCTCGCCCGTCAGCACATAGAGCAGGCCGTCGGGGCCTTCGCGGACGTCGCGGATGCGCTGCTTGAGCTCGCGCAGCATCGGCTCGCGTCGAATTTCCTGCCAGTTCTCGTTGAACTGAATGCGCTGCAGTTGCCCTGTACGCGGCGTTTCGCCTTCGCGTAAACCGCCGACGAACACATTCCGCTCCCACTCGGTGAACACGCGCCCCGAATAAAACGTCATGCCGGTGACGGCAATCGACGGAACCCAAAAGACGACGGGCTGCTTGGTGCCCTCGAGGTAGGGATTCTTCGAGACGGAGGGACCCATGTACGTGCGGCCGTAGCTGACATAAGGCCAGCCGTAGTTCGCGCCCGCTTCGAGAATGTTGATCTCGTCGCCGCCGTTCGGCCCTTGCTCGGTGACCCACAGCTCGCCGGTCCAGGGATTGAGCGTCATCGAGTGGCCGTTGCGGTGTCCCGTCGTGTAGATCGCAGGGAGCCAGCCCGGCTTATCGACGAACGGGTTGTCGTCGGGTATGCGGCCGTCGTCGTGGAGCCGGATCGTCGTTCCCGCGTAATCGTCGGGCTTCTGCGAACGGAGCACGCCGAGGCCGGTGCCGGGCGCGCTGACGGTCATGTACAGCATACCGTCGGCCCCGAAGCCGATGCGCGAGGCCTCGGTCCCGGTGGCGCCGGTCTCGAATATCACCTCGAAGTCGTCGAGCGCCGTGCCCGTCCAGCGGCCGCGCCCGAGCACGGTCTCGCCCTCGCCCTCCGAGGTGGGCCGATGATAGGAAAGGTAGATCCAATGGTTTTCCTCGAACTCCGGATGCAGCACGACGTCCATGAGGCCCTGGAGGCCGGCAGCGTGCACCTCCGGCACGCCGGCGACGGGCTCGGGGTCCAGCACGCCGTCGCGGATGATCCGGAGACGGCCGGGACGCTCGGTCACGAGCGTCGCGCCGTCGGGTAGAAACGCGATCGACCACGGCTGCTCGAGGCCGCGCGCGACGACGACGACCCGTAGCTCGCGGTGCTCGGGCACGGCCGACTCGATCAGGAACGGGCCTTCACCGAGCGGCGGCGAGGACCAGGAGATGCCCGGCGGAATCGAAGACTCGGTCGCGGGCAGGGCCGCCGGATCGAGCGGCGGCAAGCTGGAGGATTGCGCGGCCGCCGGCGCCGAGAGCGCCGTCGCGAGCGCCATCAGGAGGCCGCCGGAGAAAATCTGCTGCGTTGTCGTGTTCGTCAATGCTGCTCCCCCGGGTTCGTGTCGAACCAAAAAAGCACTCCGCGCGGCGACGCGGAGCCGCGCGATCGTTTGCCGGATGTCGTCTTCTAGTTCATGAGCCGCGAAATGTCCATAAGCTGCGGCGCCGGGGCGGCGCCTGCGCGATGCGGGATGCCGAACTCGCGCGTACGCCGGCGCACGGCGCATGCAGCTCGCGGAGCAGTGTGTCCACACCGTTTCCCGGCCGCCGCCGCTACGCGCCTGCCGGCTCGACCTCTGCAATCGCGCCGCGGTCCGCGGCCTCGTCGAATTTGGACGGCGCCGCCGTGGTTTCCCGGCGCGGCATCAGCAGCAGCGCGCCCATTGCGAGAATGCAGCACCCGACGAGATAGGCGCTGATCAACGTGCTCGATCCGGTCGAGCTCAGGATCGCAGTGGCGATGAGCGGTGCGGGCCCGCCGGCGATGACCGACGCGAGCTGATAGCCGAGCCCCGCGCCGCTGTACCGCGTAGAGGGACCGAAGCTCTCGGCGATCAGCGCGGCCTGCGGCCCGTACTGCATCGCGTGGAACTGCAGCGAAATCACGATCGCGAGCAGCACGAGTGCGGGAGCTTGGGTATTCAGCATGCCGAAGTAGGGGAACGCGAACATGGCCAGGCCGACGATGCCGATGCCGTACATCAGGCGGCGGCCGATCAGGTCGGACAAGAGCCCGAACAGCGGCACGGTGATCAGGCCGGCCGTGGCCGCGACGAGCGTGTCGTTCAGCAGCGCGTCCCTGGACATGCCGAGGTGATCGGTGCCGTAGGTGAGCACGAACGTGACGAAGATGTAGAACGGGGCCTGCTCGGACAACCGCACGAACGCGGACGTGATCACCTCGCGCGGCTGCTCCTTCAAGACCTGCCACACCGGCAACTTGACCACCGCGTTCTCGCGTTTCAGCTGGCTGAAAGTCGGGCTCTCCAGCACCTTGAGCCGAACGTAGAGGCCGACCGCGATCAGCACGGTGCTCAAGAGGAACGGCACGCGCCAGCCCCAGGTACCGAATCCGTCGCCGGCCACTTGACCGAACAGGCTGACCATTCCGGTCGACAGGAGCAGCCCGAGCGGCACGCCGACCTGCGGCCAGCTGGCCATGAGGCCGCGTCGCCGTTGCGTCCCCCATTCCATCGACAGCAGCACGGAGCCGCCCCATTCGCCGCCGACGCCGATGCCTTGCACGATACGCAACGCCACGAGCAACAGCGGGGCGGCGACTCCGATCGTGTCGTAGCCCGGCAGCATGCCCATCAGCGTCGTCGCAATCCCCATGAGCATCAGCGTGGAGATCAGCGTCGCCTTGCGGCCGATGCGGTCGCCGAGGTGGCCGAAGATGACGGCTCCAATCGGCCGCGCCGCGAACCCGACGAACTGGGTGGCGAACGCGAGGAGCACCCCTCGCAGCGGCGTGTCGTTCGGGAAGAATACCTCCGGGAATACGAGCGCGGCGGCAGTCCCGTACAGGAAGAAGTCGTACCACTCGATGGTCGTGCCTACCGTGCTCGCGACGACGGCGCGGCGCCGATGCGTGCTAACGGCCAAGTTGCGTTCGGTTGTCGTCATTCTTCCCCCGAAGAGCTTTATTTTTGGTTCTTCGCCGTTGTCTCCCGGCGCGATCGGCTTCCGTTCCCCGCGGATTTACCCCCCAGGCCCCGGCATGATGCCGGCGACCTCGAGGCGGATTCGGTAGACGACGTCGCAGGCCGTAATGTACAGGCTCTTCCCGTCCGCGTCGCCGAACGCGACGTTCGTCGCGCAGATCTGCCGTTTCGGCTCGCCGCCGTAGATCGGCAGGTTGAGATAGCCGAGCAGCGTTCCCGCCGGAGACGTGATCCGGACGATGCCGGGCCCGGCGCCGCTCGTGGAGTAGACGTTGCCGAGCGTATCGACCTTCATACCGTCGCCGATGCCAGGCCCCTCGGCAAACACGATGCCCGCGCCGAGCGTGCCGTCCGGCTGCACCTCGTAGCGCATGAGCTTGCGACCCGCCGTGGCGTAGAGATACCGCTCGTCCGGCGAGAGTGCGATGCCGTTCGGAATGCCGCCGAGCGTCGCCGCGTCCAGCACCATCGTCGAGCGGCCGTCTTCGACGAGCCAGATGCCGTTCGGCATCTGCTTGTCCGGGCTCCGCCCTGCGCCGCGCAGGCCGAAGTCGTTGTCCGTCAGGTAAACGGCGTCGTCGTGTGTCACGGCGATGTCGTTCGGGCCGCTGAAGCGTTTGCCGTTCGCGCCGCCCGAGAGCACCGTCCGCGTCCCGTCGTTCTCGAGGCGCATCAACGCGCGGTCGTTGTCCGCGCACCAGATGAGCCGGCCGACGGAATCGAGGCTTGCGCAGCTCGGTCCGATCAGGAGCACGTGCGAGCGGCCGCTCCGGGTCTGCGCGCCCACGTGCTCGATGTCCGTGCCGGTGTAGCCGGCCTGCTCGAGAAACACGGAAACCTGCTTGTCGGCCGAGATCTTGTAGATCACGTTGTCGATCAGGCCGCCGACGAGCAGATAACCCGATCGGCCTTCTCGGACCCACACCGGACCTTCGTTGAGACCGAAGCCGCTCGCGATGAGCTCGAGCTCGGCGTTCGGCGCGACGATCGCATCGAGCGCAGGATCAATCCTCGTGATGCTGAAAGCCTTTGGCGCCGGCGGCGGACCGTCGCCGCGCATCGCCGGCGCCTGCTGCGAGGCCGCCGGACCGGCCAGCGTCGCTGCAAGCGCAAGCGCCGCGATCGCCGTTCGTGCGCGTGCGATCATCTTAGCTCGCGGACTTTGCCGAGCACGCTCGCAATGAGAAAGGAACATCAAAGGAACGTCATGCCGAGCGCTCCTCGGCCGCTTCGCAACAGCAGGTCGTCGGTACAGTACCGGGATCTCGACGCGAAGCAAAGGAAGGATAGGGGGAGATCCCCTAGCGCCAGACGTGCTCCGCGTTGCTCGAGAGCTCGGCCGGCATCGCGATCCGTGCGGCCGCTCGGTCGGGTGTCGCCGAATCCGCACTCCTCGAATATCGGGAATTCTCTGATTTTCTGTCTGTTTCTACTGCGGTGTCCCGTAAACGCCAATGCCTGATGCGTGCCGGGAAAGACCGTGAACACGTTCCGGCAGGCTCGCTTGTGCGCGTCCCTCGTCCCTCGAAGCATCAGGTATGGATAGTTGCGGGGTAGCATCCCGGGTAGCATAAGTCTTGCCGAGCCGTGCCCGCAGGACGGTTGCACACCTCAGCGAGATCAGGGAAAGATCAGGGAGAGGCCAGACCGTGGTCGACGCTCCGAAGCACTCGCGAATCGCGGTCATGATGCGCGCGATGGACCAGGATAGCGGCCACCAGTCCATCATCATGGGTTTGGTGGAGAACATGCTGCGCGAGGCACCGGAGACCTCCTTTCTTCTCCTTTATCGAACTCCCAAGTTCTTCGGCAGATTCTCCGAATATCCGAACGCCGAGGAAAAGCTCATCCGCGCTCCGCACAAGTTTCTTTGGGATCAAGTCGCGGTTCCCTACTACGCGTGGAAAGAAAACGCGAGCGTCATCTTCAACCCGAAGTTCAGCGTGCCGCTCGTGAGCCA from the Gammaproteobacteria bacterium genome contains:
- a CDS encoding phosphatase; the encoded protein is MPSVSDVQTAFAALGGVFLTPAAALAERAAAARGIVFDWDGVFNTGAKGDGGASGFSEADSMGVNLLRFAMWRAHAGLPIAAIITGEENRGAAAFAAREHFHVLYTGVKNKPDALDALCAEHGLPPERLIAVFDDVNDLAMAARCGVRILVRRDSSPLLHEHVARRGLADYVTAAPPERHAVREAAELLLGLTGEFERAVDSRVAWDEDYRRYFAARQAVETRFESMPLQGRARE
- the waaA gene encoding lipid IV(A) 3-deoxy-D-manno-octulosonic acid transferase, which translates into the protein MTVWSVAAYLLLPYALWNLIWRGLRYRPYWNRWPERFGFVEPVPGRRVIWVHAVSVGEVRSSAALIVALDERYPEHRIHVTTMTPTGSEQVRELFGERVSHSYVPYDLPDAVHRFLDRIRPDLAVIAETEFWPNIFAACRQRGIPLFLVNVRVSQASLRGYLRAPRTTRRMLENADLICPQTEVDAERLRLLGAPAERIHVTGNLKFDVELPQSLLQEGAAVRQQWGRDRPVWIAASTHAGEEAQVLDAFAKLRQTHPDLLLALVPRHPERFDGVERLCERRGYEIALRSLAHRELGAEVDIVVGDTMGELQRLYAASDVAFVGGSLVRHGGQNILEACAVRVPVIFGPHMFHFEEISRLALERGAARQVADADELADAVALFLDRPDLRRAAGDAAHSLMEDNHGALQRTLRLMDETLGRVGFGVDPAFRQPAEKAP
- a CDS encoding S1/P1 nuclease, with protein sequence MSMDGRVDLARASARAVKTLALALVASAGAAALAGPALAFGPEGHRVAGRLAEPLLCPAAAAAVESLAGGEDLGEIGVWADRIRDDEAWRHTGPWHYMNIADGASIASFVHPPEGDVLWAIERHAARLAAPGSRADKREALRFLVHFVVDVHQPLHVGRESDRGGNTIDVRVGGETITLHRFWDTDVLRLAGLPEPIYARGLEPLVRLFVVAAGDDPYPTWAAESLALRPQVYAFTAARSGAVRLDDAYLDRADAITRVRLAQAAARLAATLNRILAPGEAC
- a CDS encoding DUF6152 family protein; its protein translation is MSHKILRSAVAAATVASLAAPAFAHHGFGRFEMEVNEEWSGTLTKMNLVNPHSYMELDTVDENGKTVHMRCEMRAATLIRRSGWSIDMFKVGAHVEIEGHPHRDDPEACYIENFKIGDSVEMNRNDQLTTSQPVDTHNRPLRLADGTLNLSGDWAVEQLVLTVPPSGGRGSMIPKHLSPDFAAGKITLEDVRATMPPRPEVVYTERGRQAAEAFDRRSPEDNPWFACKPTSIIRDWTADWPINRFVQRITPEGEKVIDITYGLYNFHRRIHIGMTEHPENLEPSYAGHSIGNWEGDTLVVDTIGFAEGVLSPPTRSSEQMHIVERFTLDTETMALKREYTVTDPVYLAAPYESYDVMYLSDVPFQEQPCKEMTPEFQQG
- a CDS encoding PQQ-dependent sugar dehydrogenase codes for the protein MTNTTTQQIFSGGLLMALATALSAPAAAQSSSLPPLDPAALPATESSIPPGISWSSPPLGEGPFLIESAVPEHRELRVVVVARGLEQPWSIAFLPDGATLVTERPGRLRIIRDGVLDPEPVAGVPEVHAAGLQGLMDVVLHPEFEENHWIYLSYHRPTSEGEGETVLGRGRWTGTALDDFEVIFETGATGTEASRIGFGADGMLYMTVSAPGTGLGVLRSQKPDDYAGTTIRLHDDGRIPDDNPFVDKPGWLPAIYTTGHRNGHSMTLNPWTGELWVTEQGPNGGDEINILEAGANYGWPYVSYGRTYMGPSVSKNPYLEGTKQPVVFWVPSIAVTGMTFYSGRVFTEWERNVFVGGLREGETPRTGQLQRIQFNENWQEIRREPMLRELKQRIRDVREGPDGLLYVLTGEREGAVLRIEPRE
- a CDS encoding MFS transporter yields the protein MTTTERNLAVSTHRRRAVVASTVGTTIEWYDFFLYGTAAALVFPEVFFPNDTPLRGVLLAFATQFVGFAARPIGAVIFGHLGDRIGRKATLISTLMLMGIATTLMGMLPGYDTIGVAAPLLLVALRIVQGIGVGGEWGGSVLLSMEWGTQRRRGLMASWPQVGVPLGLLLSTGMVSLFGQVAGDGFGTWGWRVPFLLSTVLIAVGLYVRLKVLESPTFSQLKRENAVVKLPVWQVLKEQPREVITSAFVRLSEQAPFYIFVTFVLTYGTDHLGMSRDALLNDTLVAATAGLITVPLFGLLSDLIGRRLMYGIGIVGLAMFAFPYFGMLNTQAPALVLLAIVISLQFHAMQYGPQAALIAESFGPSTRYSGAGLGYQLASVIAGGPAPLIATAILSSTGSSTLISAYLVGCCILAMGALLLMPRRETTAAPSKFDEAADRGAIAEVEPAGA
- a CDS encoding SMP-30/gluconolactonase/LRE family protein, with amino-acid sequence MIARARTAIAALALAATLAGPAASQQAPAMRGDGPPPAPKAFSITRIDPALDAIVAPNAELELIASGFGLNEGPVWVREGRSGYLLVGGLIDNVIYKISADKQVSVFLEQAGYTGTDIEHVGAQTRSGRSHVLLIGPSCASLDSVGRLIWCADNDRALMRLENDGTRTVLSGGANGKRFSGPNDIAVTHDDAVYLTDNDFGLRGAGRSPDKQMPNGIWLVEDGRSTMVLDAATLGGIPNGIALSPDERYLYATAGRKLMRYEVQPDGTLGAGIVFAEGPGIGDGMKVDTLGNVYSTSGAGPGIVRITSPAGTLLGYLNLPIYGGEPKRQICATNVAFGDADGKSLYITACDVVYRIRLEVAGIMPGPGG